Proteins from one Nilaparvata lugens isolate BPH chromosome 10, ASM1435652v1, whole genome shotgun sequence genomic window:
- the LOC120353396 gene encoding myoneurin-like — protein sequence MATVTVKKEEEEEDDSSQQPAAVEDDCSQQHYLIPGYNMIFIKEDADDQEAEGSAVKSEPEMWSSNCSTSGRNYAKEVGELNEHSISPVETCTESSVAGKKTRLYSCADCSYKTPKFSHLKRHIRKHTGEKPFNCEFCDYKSAQLCSLKVHIKRHTGEKPFSCEFCDYKSAQLGSLKVHIRTHTGEKPFSCEICNYKSAQLGTLKRHIRTHTGEKPFSCEICNYKSAQLGSLKAHIRTHTGETTSS from the exons ATGGCGACAGTCACTGttaaaaaggaggaggaggaggaggatgatagcAGCCAGCAACCAGCTGCAGTGGAAGATGATTGCAGCcaacaacattatctaatccctggctacaacatgatcttcatCAAAGAGGATGCAG ACGATCAAGAGGCTGAAGGAAGTGCAGTGAAGAGCGAACCAGAGATGTGGTCTTCAAACTGCAGCACATCTGGCcgaaactatgcaaaagaagtgggTGAACTGAATGAGCATTCAATCTCTCCAGTGGAAACGTGCACTGAGTCATCGGTGGCTGGCAAAAAGACCAGACTCTACAGCTGTGCTGACTGTAGCTATAAAACACCAAAGTTTAGTCATTTGAAGAGACACATTAGAAAACACACTGGAGAAAAACCATTTAATTGCGAGTTTTGTGATTACAAAAGTGCTCAGTTGTGTAGTTTGAAAGTACATATCAAAagacatactggagaaaaaccattcagctgcgagttttgtgatTACAAAAGTGCTCAGTTAGGTAGTTTGAAagtacatatcagaacacatactggagaaaaaccttttaGCTGTGAGATTTGTAACTACAAAAGTGCTCAGTTAGGTACTTTGAAaagacatatcagaacacatactggagaaaaacctttcagctgtgaGATTTGTAACTACAAAAGTGCTCAGTTAGGTAGTTTGAaagcacatatcagaacacatacaggagaaacaacCTCTAGCTAA